In Xyrauchen texanus isolate HMW12.3.18 chromosome 45, RBS_HiC_50CHRs, whole genome shotgun sequence, a single window of DNA contains:
- the tmem63a gene encoding CSC1-like protein 1 isoform X1, with translation MASTWWEHLPLLVDNGTGHVDNSSCFSATQSTVLKGVTFGGVPTVLLLDFIVFLILLLAFTLIRRKLWDYGRLALIAESQGLSDANKRRYSRMTSSIAGEEPEYERGCCSWLTFIINMDETIVKERCGVDAVHYLSFQKHLITLQLLICVLSVSIILPVNLSGDLLGNDPYSFGRTTIANLQQGDKLLWLHTVFAVLYLMLTVALLRRHTSKMKGTKREMARNTLFVSSVPTTASDESIKTHFIEAYPTCQVIHVNLCYDVAKLINLSKNRKRAEKNLQHYCKILERHGRREVINTRPCSYLCCCCHCQSCEKVDAIEYYSSQEAALVEEVNKLQESEQLAPLGMAFVTLQNVYMASYILKNFNALDCGGGARGVAGVKWGCGQEPQPSSKSTELRVRRWKVSYATNPHNIYWENLSVRGWRWWLRCLLLNIALFILLFFLTTPSIIISTMDKFNVTKPIHYLNSAVVSQFFPTILLWTFSALLPTVVYYSTLAEAHWTRSSENMSMMYKLYTFLIFMVLILPSLGLTSLDVFFRWVFDLQSEGKLRFECVFLPDQGAFFVNYVIAAALVGSGMELLRLPGLLLYIVRLALAHSAAERTYVKQNQAYEFQYGAMYGWTLCVFTVIMAYSITCPVIVPFGVLYLLLKHLVDKHNLYFAYLPARLDRQVHLGAVNQALAAPIICLFWLFFFSVLRTGFMAATSLFTLVVLCVTIFIGISYTCFGHFKYLSPHNYNVKEEDEDATDGASDCSSASVYIPKVLNPDSLSESSDKDVPCQSYGTTDTSPAFLITEEYCPDSDI, from the exons ATGGCCTCCACATGGTGGGAGCACCTCCCCCTGTTGGTGGATAATGGAACTGGGCATGTGGACAACAGTAGCTGTTTCAGTGCCACACAGAGCACTGTACTAAAGGGGGTGACATTCGGAGGAGTACCCACAGTACTGCTGCTAGACTTTATAGTCTTTTTG ATACTGCTATTGGCCTTCACTTTGATCAGAAGGAAACTCTGGGATTATGGGAGACTCGCTCTTATCGCAGAGTCTCAAGG GTTGAGCGATGCCAATAAACGACGTTACAGTAGAATGACGTCATCCATTGCCGGTGAAGAACCAGAGTATGAGAGG GGTTGCTGTTCTTGGCTCACTTTCATCATCAATATgga tgAGACGATAGTCAAGGAGAGATGTGGAGTGGATGCCGTTCATTATCTGTCTTTTCAGAAGCACCTGATTACTCTGCAGTTGCTCATCTGTGTGCTGTCAGTGTCCATCATACTGCCAGTCAATCTGTCCGGAGACCTGCTGG GCAATGACCCCTACAGTTTTGGTAGAACCACAATAGCCAATCTCCAGCAggg TGATAAACTACTGTGGCTGCACACTGTGTTTGCAGTTCTCTATCTTATGCTGACGGTGGCGCTGCTGAGACGGCACACTTCAAAAATGAAGGGAACTAAGAGAGAGATG GCCAGAAACACCCTGTTTGTGAGTTCTGTTCCAACTACAGCCAGTGATGAGAGTATAAAAACTCACTTTAT AGAGGCATACCCTACTTGTCAAGTGATTCATGTTAACTTGTGTTATGATGTGGCCAAACTGATCAACCTGTCCAAAAATAG AAAGCGGGCTGAAAAAAACCTGCAGCATTACTGTAAGATTCTTGAGCGGCATGGCCGGCGGGAGGTCATCAACACGCGTCCGTGCAGCTACCTGTGCTGCTGCTGCCACTGTCAGAGCTGTGAAAAA GTTGATGCTATAGAATACTATAGCTCACAGGAGGCTGCGCTAGTTGAAGAGGTAAATAAACTACAGGAAAGTGAACAGCTGGCTCCTCTGGGCATGGCTTTTGTCACCCTACAGAACGTATACATGGCCTCTTA TATTCTGAAAAATTTCAATGCTCTGGACTGTGGAGGCGGGGCAAGGGGTGTGGCTGGAGTTAAGTGGGGGTGTGGCCAGGAGCCTCAGCCATCCTCTAAGAGCACAGAGCTGAGGGTTCGAAGATGGAAAGTGAGTTACGCCACAAACCCACATAATATCTACTG GGAGAATTTGTCAGTACGTGGTTGGCGTTGGTGGTTGCGTTGTCTACTGCTGAACATTGCCCTGTTCATCCTCCTTTTCTTCCTCACAACTCCCTCCATCATCATCAGCACCATGGACAAGTTTAACGTCACCAAACCCATTCACTATCTGAAC AGTGCTGTTGTCAGCCAGTTCTTTCCCACAATTCTACTATGGACCTTCTCTGCCCTGTTGCCCACCGTAGTGTATTACTCTACTCTGGCAGAAGCCCATTGGACCAG gTCTAGTGAGAACATGAGCATGATGTACAAGCTGTACACCTTCCTGATCTTCATGGTGTTGATTTTGCCATCACTGGGCCTGACCAG TCTGGATGTGTTTTTCCGCTGGGTGTTCGACTTACAATCTGAGGGGAAGCTGAGGTTTGA GTGTGTGTTTTTACCTGATCAGGGGGCGTTCTTTGTAAACTACGTGATCGCGGCAGCTCTTGTGGGCTCCGGCATGGAGTTGCTGCGGTTGCCAGGGTTACTGCTCTACATTGTGCGTCTGGCACTTGCACATTCGGCAGCTGAGAGAACATATGTTAAACAG AATCAGGCATATGAGTTTCAGTATGGAGCAATGTATGGATGGAcgctgtgtgtgtttacagtcaTCATGGCGTACAGCATCACCTGTCCTGTCATCGTCCCCTTCG GTGTGCTTTACCTGTTGCTCAAACACCTGGTGGACAAACACAACCTGTACTTTGCTTATCTGCCAGCCCGACTTGATCGGCAAGTTCACCTGGGTGCTGTCAATCAAGCACTGGCTGCACCAATCATATGCCTGTTCTGGCTCTTCTTCTTCTCTGTGCTCAGAACAG GTTTCATGGCGGCAACATCTCTGTTCACATTAGTGGTTTTGTGTGTGACCATCTTCATCGGTATAAGTTATACCTGCTTCGGACACTTCAAATACCTCAGCCCCCACAACTACAAT GTTAAAGAGGAAGATGAAGATGCTACAGATGGTGCCTCAGAT
- the tmem63a gene encoding CSC1-like protein 1 isoform X2: MLTVALLRRHTSKMKGTKREMARNTLFVSSVPTTASDESIKTHFIEAYPTCQVIHVNLCYDVAKLINLSKNRKRAEKNLQHYCKILERHGRREVINTRPCSYLCCCCHCQSCEKVDAIEYYSSQEAALVEEVNKLQESEQLAPLGMAFVTLQNVYMASYILKNFNALDCGGGARGVAGVKWGCGQEPQPSSKSTELRVRRWKVSYATNPHNIYWENLSVRGWRWWLRCLLLNIALFILLFFLTTPSIIISTMDKFNVTKPIHYLNSAVVSQFFPTILLWTFSALLPTVVYYSTLAEAHWTRSSENMSMMYKLYTFLIFMVLILPSLGLTSLDVFFRWVFDLQSEGKLRFECVFLPDQGAFFVNYVIAAALVGSGMELLRLPGLLLYIVRLALAHSAAERTYVKQNQAYEFQYGAMYGWTLCVFTVIMAYSITCPVIVPFGVLYLLLKHLVDKHNLYFAYLPARLDRQVHLGAVNQALAAPIICLFWLFFFSVLRTGFMAATSLFTLVVLCVTIFIGISYTCFGHFKYLSPHNYNVKEEDEDATDGASDCSSASVYIPKVLNPDSLSESSDKDVPCQSYGTTDTSPAFLITEEYCPDSDI; encoded by the exons ATGCTGACGGTGGCGCTGCTGAGACGGCACACTTCAAAAATGAAGGGAACTAAGAGAGAGATG GCCAGAAACACCCTGTTTGTGAGTTCTGTTCCAACTACAGCCAGTGATGAGAGTATAAAAACTCACTTTAT AGAGGCATACCCTACTTGTCAAGTGATTCATGTTAACTTGTGTTATGATGTGGCCAAACTGATCAACCTGTCCAAAAATAG AAAGCGGGCTGAAAAAAACCTGCAGCATTACTGTAAGATTCTTGAGCGGCATGGCCGGCGGGAGGTCATCAACACGCGTCCGTGCAGCTACCTGTGCTGCTGCTGCCACTGTCAGAGCTGTGAAAAA GTTGATGCTATAGAATACTATAGCTCACAGGAGGCTGCGCTAGTTGAAGAGGTAAATAAACTACAGGAAAGTGAACAGCTGGCTCCTCTGGGCATGGCTTTTGTCACCCTACAGAACGTATACATGGCCTCTTA TATTCTGAAAAATTTCAATGCTCTGGACTGTGGAGGCGGGGCAAGGGGTGTGGCTGGAGTTAAGTGGGGGTGTGGCCAGGAGCCTCAGCCATCCTCTAAGAGCACAGAGCTGAGGGTTCGAAGATGGAAAGTGAGTTACGCCACAAACCCACATAATATCTACTG GGAGAATTTGTCAGTACGTGGTTGGCGTTGGTGGTTGCGTTGTCTACTGCTGAACATTGCCCTGTTCATCCTCCTTTTCTTCCTCACAACTCCCTCCATCATCATCAGCACCATGGACAAGTTTAACGTCACCAAACCCATTCACTATCTGAAC AGTGCTGTTGTCAGCCAGTTCTTTCCCACAATTCTACTATGGACCTTCTCTGCCCTGTTGCCCACCGTAGTGTATTACTCTACTCTGGCAGAAGCCCATTGGACCAG gTCTAGTGAGAACATGAGCATGATGTACAAGCTGTACACCTTCCTGATCTTCATGGTGTTGATTTTGCCATCACTGGGCCTGACCAG TCTGGATGTGTTTTTCCGCTGGGTGTTCGACTTACAATCTGAGGGGAAGCTGAGGTTTGA GTGTGTGTTTTTACCTGATCAGGGGGCGTTCTTTGTAAACTACGTGATCGCGGCAGCTCTTGTGGGCTCCGGCATGGAGTTGCTGCGGTTGCCAGGGTTACTGCTCTACATTGTGCGTCTGGCACTTGCACATTCGGCAGCTGAGAGAACATATGTTAAACAG AATCAGGCATATGAGTTTCAGTATGGAGCAATGTATGGATGGAcgctgtgtgtgtttacagtcaTCATGGCGTACAGCATCACCTGTCCTGTCATCGTCCCCTTCG GTGTGCTTTACCTGTTGCTCAAACACCTGGTGGACAAACACAACCTGTACTTTGCTTATCTGCCAGCCCGACTTGATCGGCAAGTTCACCTGGGTGCTGTCAATCAAGCACTGGCTGCACCAATCATATGCCTGTTCTGGCTCTTCTTCTTCTCTGTGCTCAGAACAG GTTTCATGGCGGCAACATCTCTGTTCACATTAGTGGTTTTGTGTGTGACCATCTTCATCGGTATAAGTTATACCTGCTTCGGACACTTCAAATACCTCAGCCCCCACAACTACAAT GTTAAAGAGGAAGATGAAGATGCTACAGATGGTGCCTCAGAT